The following coding sequences lie in one Phaenicophaeus curvirostris isolate KB17595 chromosome 5, BPBGC_Pcur_1.0, whole genome shotgun sequence genomic window:
- the LOC138720684 gene encoding inverted formin-2-like, which produces MSRRSIQKVNKCIQVDVDLEEEKPSADLNLSPITGLSGKLQQSPGNTYPSQQGISSSSRGQSAVPAQLPQLPAPPPLPPGSEVPPPPHPMPGTNAPLVPPPWTCSNPECNHLTCGYGEKLHPKKTPTLKMKVFHWQKLPSDVVRQSCSMWAVMPSSSKDLVEPDYSSLELLFCVPPKKKTAPKIQKSKEITFIGPKKSLLLNIFLKQFKCSNEEIVALIQKGDSSKLDTETLKQLLKLLPENAEINSLKSCKEEKSQLANADQFYLHLLEIPSYQLRIECMLICEETKILLECLWPKAQAIRTACETLLTSHRLPVFCQLILKVGNFLNYGHHTGDAGGFKINALLRLTETKANQSHITLLHHILEEVEKKHTDLLQLPRDLDFVSKAVGISFDAMQAEAGANLKKLLEIEKRLVLSTDDLKIQHAKSVQGSLDASKDLQKEFAIIEKKKKELANYLCEDRKKMSLEDIFGTMKTFREIFLKALQENQERKAQARKSEKRKKQLKGEDVKRLKGEYGN; this is translated from the exons ATGTCCAGAAGATCTATTCAAAAGGTGAACAAATGCATTCAAGTTGATGTGGACTTGGAAGAGGAGAAACCCAGTGCAGACCTAAATCTATCTCCAATAACTGGCCTTTCTGGCAAGCTGCAGCAATCTCCAGGGAACACGTACCCTTCCCAGCAAGGTATTTCCTCATCCTCTCGAGGACAGTCTGCTGTGCCAGCTCAGCTACCACAGCTGCCAGCCCCTCCACCCCTTCCTCCTGGGAGTGAGGTGCCTCCTCCGCCTCATCCCATGCCTGGCACAAATGCCCCATTGGTCCCTCCTCCCTGGACATGTAGTAATCCTGAGTGTAATCATCTTACTTGTGGTTATGGGGAGAAGCTCCACCCTAAGAAGACACCAACTCTGAAGATGAAGGTGTTTCACTGGCAGAAGCTTCCCTCTGATGTGGTGAGAC AAAGCTGCTCTATGTGGGCTGTGATGCCAAGCAGCAGCAAGGATCTTGTAGAGCCTGACTACTCAAGCTTGGAGCTACTTTTCTGTGTCCCACCTAAGAAGAAAACTGCGccaaaaatacagaaatcaaaAGAG aTCACATTTATAGGTCCAAAGAAAAGTCTtcttctgaatatatttttgaagCAGTTTAAGTG CTCTAATGAAGAGATTGTTGCCCTGATTCAGAAAGGAGATAGCTCCAAGCTGGACACTGAAACACTGAAGCAGCTACTTAAGCTGCTGCCTGAAAATGCTGAG ATAAACAGCCTGAAATCttgcaaggaagaaaaatcacaactaGCAAATGCTGATCAGTTTTATCTCCACCTCTTGGAAATTCCTAG CTACCAGTTGAGGATTGAATGTATGCTGATTTGTGAGGAGACAAAAATTCTGCTGGAGTGTCTGTGGCCAAAAGCACAAGCCATCAGGACAGCCTGCGAAA CACTTCTTACCAGTCATCGACTGCCAGTTTTCTGCCAATTGATTCTTAAAGTGGGAAACTTTCTGAACTAT GGACATCACACTGGAGATGCTGgaggttttaaaattaatgctttGCTCAGGctaacagaaacaaaagcaaaccaaagtCACATTACTCTGCTTCACCATATTTTGGAG GAGGTTGAGAAAAAACATACAGATCTGCTGCAGCTTCCCAGAGATCTTGACTTTGTCTCCAAGGCAGTGGG AATCTCCTTCGATGCCATGCAGGCTGAGGCAGGTGCCAATTTGAAGAAACTGTTGGAAATAGAGAAGCGTTTGGTTTTGTCTACAGAcgatttaaaaatacagcatgcGAAATCTGTTCAA GGCAGTCTTGATGCTTCAAAGGACCTGCAGAAGGAGTTTGCCATCAtcgaaaagaagaagaaagaacttGCCAATTATCTTTGTGAAGAtcgaaaaaaaatgtctttggaAGATATATTTGGCACAATGAAAACTTTCAGAGAGATCTTCCTCAAGGCGTTACAG GAAAATCAAGAAAGGAAGGCACAAGCTAGGAAGtctgagaaaaggaagaaacagcttAAAGGAGAAGATGTGAAGAGGCTAAAGGGAGAGTACGGAAAttaa